In Nitrospira sp., the following are encoded in one genomic region:
- a CDS encoding alkaline phosphatase family protein gives MGNHIARQLLIGLDAMEWNLVERWAAEGKLPTFQRLLKEGLHGELRTTSAQLPDTVWASICTGTNPGKLEKYFYAQYDPRSGNLRNVPDDAIHGVPFWEYLSESGKRVSIVDVPKFPLSRRINGLHLTNWGAHATKTARASSPESLLGDIDGLFGRHPVGDCDAVDEKPQALYDLRRRTLAGLRLHGELFRWLMEKEPWDIFFAGFSAPHCIGHHFWHYMDPDHPRHDPLDPHKLNDTIEVTYRALDNEIAKMLTLAGDNVQCLIVAGHGMGPMYHASWHLNEILDLLGYGQASKRGLTTQKIREAHVNPWRLLKMILPGKVQYAIKAVLPQRLQDELIFRWYAGERNWAGRRAIAVPNNDSVGAIRINVVGRDKHGVVQPGEEYERVCREISDALYEIRDPQSGRKVVKHVTFTHQKFQGPYLDQLPDLTVLWDQSFPWDSVQSVRLGTLHLRRQDARSGSHSPHGFLVMHGLGVPAGRAVYGHSIYDIAPTVLQLAGIPIPRHMDGKPLDLCH, from the coding sequence ATGGGAAACCATATTGCACGTCAACTCCTGATCGGGCTTGATGCTATGGAGTGGAATCTCGTCGAGAGATGGGCAGCCGAGGGAAAGCTTCCGACTTTTCAACGATTGCTCAAAGAAGGCCTACACGGAGAATTGAGGACAACTTCCGCGCAGTTGCCTGACACCGTCTGGGCGTCGATTTGTACCGGAACGAATCCCGGCAAGCTTGAGAAGTACTTCTATGCCCAGTACGACCCTCGTTCCGGAAACCTTAGAAACGTTCCTGATGATGCTATCCATGGAGTCCCCTTCTGGGAGTATCTGAGTGAATCCGGTAAGAGGGTCAGTATCGTTGACGTTCCCAAGTTTCCTTTGAGCCGACGGATCAACGGGTTACATCTCACCAACTGGGGCGCGCATGCCACGAAGACGGCACGTGCCTCATCTCCCGAATCTTTGCTTGGCGACATCGATGGATTATTCGGACGTCATCCCGTTGGAGATTGCGACGCGGTCGATGAAAAGCCTCAGGCCTTATACGACCTACGACGGCGAACTCTAGCGGGGCTGCGATTGCATGGCGAGCTGTTCCGCTGGCTGATGGAGAAAGAACCGTGGGATATTTTCTTCGCGGGGTTTTCGGCGCCGCATTGCATCGGCCATCACTTCTGGCATTACATGGACCCGGACCATCCCCGCCATGACCCCTTAGATCCTCATAAGCTGAACGATACCATCGAAGTGACATACCGTGCGCTGGACAACGAGATCGCAAAGATGCTCACGCTGGCGGGAGACAATGTCCAGTGTCTCATAGTAGCGGGACACGGAATGGGGCCCATGTATCATGCGTCCTGGCACCTGAATGAAATATTGGATTTACTGGGCTATGGTCAGGCTTCTAAGAGGGGATTAACTACCCAGAAGATTCGGGAAGCGCATGTGAATCCTTGGCGATTGTTAAAGATGATCCTGCCCGGCAAGGTGCAATACGCCATCAAGGCGGTACTACCTCAGCGCCTGCAGGATGAGCTTATTTTTAGATGGTATGCAGGCGAACGCAATTGGGCGGGTCGCCGGGCTATTGCAGTGCCCAACAACGACTCTGTGGGTGCTATCCGCATCAATGTTGTAGGCCGGGACAAGCACGGCGTCGTACAGCCTGGCGAGGAATATGAGCGCGTATGCCGTGAGATCTCGGATGCATTGTATGAAATACGCGATCCTCAGAGCGGCCGGAAGGTGGTCAAGCATGTCACCTTCACGCATCAGAAGTTTCAAGGACCTTACCTGGATCAGCTCCCCGACCTGACCGTGTTATGGGACCAATCTTTCCCTTGGGATTCGGTTCAATCCGTCCGCTTAGGCACGTTGCATCTTCGACGACAGGATGCGAGAAGCGGTAGTCATTCGCCTCATGGCTTTCTTGTGATGCACGGGCTGGGAGTGCCTGCAGGCCGTGCGGTCTACGGACACTCAATATACGACATTGCTCCGACTGTGCTTCAGCTGGCAGGCATACCGATTCCCCGTCATATGGACGGAAAACCTCTCGATCTGTGCCACTGA
- a CDS encoding BrnA antitoxin family protein, translated as MKKLSASSVRERRTEKKKNATKKRPIDYSDIPPLSDRQLASLRRVGRPPLGAERRQLIAIRLDPTVLRWVKSLAAERGVPYQSLINDLLAGEMQKAS; from the coding sequence ATGAAAAAACTATCCGCCTCATCAGTGCGCGAGCGGCGAACCGAAAAGAAAAAAAACGCTACCAAGAAGCGACCGATTGATTATTCGGACATCCCTCCGCTGTCCGACCGGCAACTTGCCTCTCTGCGTCGAGTGGGACGACCTCCATTGGGAGCGGAACGGCGGCAACTCATTGCCATCCGACTCGACCCCACGGTGCTTCGATGGGTGAAATCTCTCGCAGCCGAGCGGGGGGTCCCCTATCAATCCCTCATCAATGACTTGCTGGCGGGAGAGATGCAGAAGGCAAGCTAG
- a CDS encoding response regulator, with the protein MVPHSSILLIDDSPGECELFHLALVQTGLDVTLYTEQDAGSAFQFLNNHTDLPALILLDWHLGKQRGDTLLKRLRADSRLAAIPVVVFTTSDDASDLSLAYASGANGYVVKPGTFAELIQCTSAICRYWLERNRVPHMVGTPC; encoded by the coding sequence ATGGTGCCGCACTCTTCCATTCTCTTGATCGACGACAGCCCCGGCGAGTGTGAACTGTTTCACCTGGCGCTGGTTCAGACCGGGTTGGATGTCACGCTCTATACGGAGCAGGATGCCGGGTCAGCGTTTCAGTTCCTGAACAACCATACTGACTTGCCCGCTTTAATTCTGCTCGACTGGCACCTCGGCAAGCAGCGGGGCGATACGCTTCTAAAACGGCTGCGGGCAGACTCCCGCCTTGCCGCCATCCCCGTCGTCGTCTTTACCACCTCCGACGATGCGTCCGACCTCTCTCTCGCCTATGCCAGCGGCGCGAACGGCTATGTCGTGAAACCGGGGACCTTCGCCGAACTCATTCAATGCACGAGTGCTATCTGCCGATACTGGCTGGAACGGAATCGCGTGCCTCATATGGTAGGAACCCCATGCTGA
- a CDS encoding efflux RND transporter permease subunit: protein MLTKAALKNPYAVFAVCMIALILGAVSYKKMRVDIFPEIKIPSILVTTFYRGLSPGEMEGAITLRMEQRFVEASYVEHIESQSLAGMSYIKVFFQPEYSIDSAQSELTSLAYSIIRLLPPGVYPPSVYKFGVSSLPVGLLSVSSDTLGPKEIRDLAYFTVRQQIANIPGISFGPPLGGKVRQITVFMDQQRMLARGVSPSDVVKAINAQSAIIPAGNVKLGDLDYYVYSNSLIDVVDQINDIPIKVVNGTPILVRDIGTASDSSAIQTSIVRVNGREATYLPITRQEGANTLEVTDGIRAKLSKLTEIPANTSVKFIYDQSLYIRQAIANLQKEGLLGAGLAGLMIFLFLRSIKAALVVGLAIPLSLTAALVALYLTGQSVNIMTLGGLALVIGTLLDNNIVVQENLHRHLLMGKSGRAAAEDSAVELTLPILVATICILIVYLPIVFFSGIIKYLFVPLAMTVAFAMLADYAVSMTVTPVVLARLYQHGHGNGSQEEEDAKDWFRFVLALYEPVLRAGVRFKALVMLLALLALIGTGALLLPQLHTEFFPRVDAGNFTMTVSAPEGSRIEKTTAIVAELEKLVQDTIPKQDLEEVVSNTGLYFGDAARFAPNTGNHTAFILVNLVTGHEGRTDDYIATLRTKVRQALPGVEVSFSTGGIISDVLNFGLRAPIDIQVKGPRLDLIRPVAEQIRDKVAQVANTSDVRIKQGKSYPELHVNVDRTKAAYYGITQDRVIVDVITGISSNIALSPNYWLDPKTANGYFLLAQYPEQSLTKTEDLLNIPIIGARTPLNPTSSLTTAGSGGSIVALQNTPFAGRNLDLSNGFYASDDRRGPPVLLRDVASLEMKTGPDSVDHYDLSRLINVLVTPVGNDLGHVAADIERVLATVPLPKDVTIAIKGEVANMRSAFSNFALALPLAVLLIYLVMVGLFRSMIDPLIILIAVPLGWIGTVLMLHLTNTSVNVESMIGTLMMMGIVVSNSILLVDFANRMVASGASAEQAVLEAGKRRIRPILMTALATILGLLPLALGFGEGNETMVPLARAVVGGLAVSTVMTLLVVPVLHALVLGRRVPAGAAPEPAVMEEDI from the coding sequence ATGCTGACCAAAGCTGCGCTGAAGAACCCCTACGCCGTCTTCGCCGTCTGCATGATCGCCCTGATCCTTGGCGCCGTGTCCTACAAGAAGATGCGCGTGGACATCTTCCCGGAAATCAAAATCCCCTCCATCCTCGTCACCACCTTCTACCGGGGCTTGAGCCCCGGCGAGATGGAGGGCGCCATCACCCTCCGCATGGAACAGCGCTTCGTCGAAGCGAGCTACGTCGAGCACATCGAGTCCCAGTCGCTCGCGGGGATGAGCTACATCAAGGTCTTCTTCCAGCCCGAATACAGTATCGACTCGGCACAATCGGAACTGACCAGCCTGGCCTATAGCATCATCCGGCTGCTGCCGCCCGGCGTCTATCCGCCCTCGGTCTATAAGTTCGGCGTGTCCAGCTTACCGGTGGGACTGCTCTCCGTGAGCAGCGATACGCTCGGCCCCAAAGAGATCCGCGATCTGGCCTACTTCACCGTGCGCCAGCAGATCGCCAACATCCCCGGCATTTCCTTCGGCCCGCCGCTCGGCGGCAAAGTCCGGCAGATCACCGTGTTCATGGATCAGCAGCGCATGCTGGCGCGCGGCGTCTCGCCCTCCGACGTGGTGAAGGCGATCAATGCGCAAAGCGCGATTATTCCGGCGGGCAACGTCAAGCTGGGCGATCTGGACTATTACGTCTACTCCAACAGCCTGATCGACGTGGTGGACCAGATCAACGACATCCCCATCAAGGTGGTGAACGGCACGCCGATTCTCGTCCGGGATATCGGCACGGCGTCGGACAGCTCCGCGATTCAAACGTCGATCGTGCGGGTCAACGGCCGCGAGGCGACATATCTCCCGATCACCAGACAGGAAGGCGCCAATACGCTGGAAGTGACCGACGGGATTCGCGCGAAGCTGTCGAAACTCACGGAAATTCCTGCGAACACCTCGGTGAAATTCATCTACGATCAATCGCTCTATATCCGCCAGGCCATCGCCAATTTGCAGAAGGAAGGGTTGCTCGGCGCCGGCTTGGCCGGCCTCATGATCTTCCTCTTCCTGCGCAGCATCAAAGCGGCGCTCGTCGTCGGCCTGGCCATTCCCCTTTCGCTGACGGCCGCTTTGGTCGCGCTCTATCTGACCGGCCAATCGGTGAACATCATGACGCTGGGCGGATTGGCCCTGGTCATCGGGACGTTGCTGGACAACAACATCGTCGTGCAGGAAAATCTCCATCGCCATTTGCTCATGGGCAAGAGCGGCCGCGCGGCGGCCGAAGACAGCGCCGTCGAACTGACACTGCCCATTCTTGTGGCCACGATCTGCATTCTGATCGTCTATCTGCCGATCGTCTTCTTCTCCGGAATCATCAAGTATCTCTTCGTGCCGCTGGCCATGACCGTGGCGTTTGCCATGCTGGCGGACTATGCCGTCTCCATGACCGTGACGCCGGTGGTGCTGGCGCGGCTCTATCAGCATGGGCATGGCAACGGGTCGCAGGAAGAAGAAGACGCCAAAGACTGGTTTCGCTTCGTGCTGGCGCTCTATGAACCGGTCCTCCGCGCCGGCGTCCGTTTCAAAGCCCTGGTAATGCTCCTGGCGCTGCTCGCGCTGATCGGCACCGGCGCATTGTTGCTCCCGCAACTCCATACCGAGTTCTTTCCCCGAGTCGACGCGGGCAATTTCACGATGACCGTCAGCGCGCCGGAAGGCTCGCGCATCGAGAAGACCACGGCGATCGTGGCCGAGCTCGAAAAACTCGTACAGGACACCATCCCCAAGCAGGACCTGGAAGAAGTGGTCTCCAACACCGGTCTCTACTTCGGCGATGCCGCCCGCTTCGCGCCCAACACCGGCAACCATACCGCCTTTATCCTGGTCAATCTTGTCACCGGGCATGAAGGCCGTACCGACGACTACATCGCCACCCTGCGCACGAAAGTCCGCCAGGCGCTCCCCGGTGTGGAAGTGAGCTTTTCAACCGGCGGCATCATCAGCGACGTGCTGAACTTCGGCCTGCGCGCGCCGATCGACATTCAAGTCAAAGGCCCCCGGCTGGATCTGATTCGCCCGGTCGCCGAACAGATCCGCGATAAGGTCGCGCAGGTGGCCAATACCAGCGACGTGCGCATCAAGCAGGGCAAGAGCTATCCGGAACTGCACGTGAACGTGGACCGGACGAAAGCCGCCTACTACGGCATCACCCAGGACCGCGTGATCGTGGATGTCATCACCGGCATCAGTTCGAATATCGCCTTGAGCCCCAATTACTGGCTCGATCCCAAAACCGCCAACGGCTATTTCCTCCTCGCGCAATATCCCGAACAGTCGCTCACGAAGACGGAAGATCTCCTGAACATCCCAATCATCGGCGCGCGGACCCCGCTGAACCCCACGTCGTCGCTGACCACCGCCGGCAGCGGCGGGTCGATTGTCGCGCTGCAAAACACGCCGTTCGCCGGACGCAACCTGGATCTTTCGAACGGCTTCTACGCATCGGACGACCGGCGCGGCCCGCCGGTGCTGCTGCGCGACGTGGCCTCGCTGGAGATGAAGACCGGGCCGGACAGCGTGGACCACTACGACCTGTCCCGCCTGATCAACGTGCTCGTCACGCCGGTAGGCAACGATCTGGGCCACGTCGCCGCGGATATCGAACGGGTGCTCGCCACCGTGCCACTGCCGAAAGATGTCACGATCGCCATCAAGGGCGAGGTCGCCAACATGCGCAGCGCCTTCAGCAACTTCGCGCTGGCCCTGCCGCTGGCCGTGCTGCTGATCTATCTGGTGATGGTCGGGCTGTTCCGCTCGATGATCGATCCGCTGATCATCCTGATCGCCGTGCCGCTCGGCTGGATCGGCACCGTCCTCATGCTGCACCTGACCAATACCTCCGTGAACGTGGAGTCGATGATCGGCACCCTGATGATGATGGGCATCGTCGTCTCCAACAGTATTCTCCTGGTCGATTTTGCCAACCGCATGGTGGCATCCGGCGCTTCCGCCGAACAAGCCGTGCTGGAAGCGGGCAAGCGGCGCATCCGGCCGATTCTCATGACGGCGCTCGCGACGATTCTCGGTCTGCTGCCACTCGCCCTCGGATTCGGCGAAGGCAATGAAACGATGGTCCCGCTGGCTCGCGCCGTCGTCGGCGGCCTGGCTGTGTCCACCGTGATGACGTTATTGGTCGTGCCGGTGTTGCATGCGCTGGTGCTGGGGCGACGCGTTCCCGCCGGCGCCGCTCCTGAACCGGCTGTGATGGAAGAGGATATCTAA
- a CDS encoding efflux RND transporter periplasmic adaptor subunit, which yields MMLNRTVCCMALLLSTLFGCQRDEPPQKAASNGTAENGAPVVTDTQPVDVQVTKPVRQPLIYTITLPANISPRYQTTLYAKVSGYLKWIGPDKGDHVKKNQVVAIIDAPEVEEQYQQAVADYKIKKITFERLDKVLHESPDVIAKQDVDVAEATYEGAKNLMQQRAAMREYTKVRAPYDGIVTARFADPGALIQIATSSATNAIPLFTVMDLDTVRVYANVPQDESSWITPGKTKARVLLKELPDRSFAGMITRSTLALDPSTRSLLVELDLPNPDHVLRPGTYAELALDLREIPDALALPPQAVTSGQKGKSVFIIAHGKAKSVPVQTGITNGTWIEITNGLDGSEDVVVVGKRKLLEGSPVQAAPFKMPDAKPSQQKFDRRSAGQPPSPTPYEGAKP from the coding sequence ATGATGCTGAACCGGACGGTCTGCTGCATGGCCCTGTTGCTCTCGACGCTCTTCGGCTGCCAGCGGGATGAACCGCCGCAGAAGGCGGCCTCCAACGGCACCGCCGAGAACGGCGCCCCGGTCGTGACCGATACCCAGCCGGTGGATGTGCAGGTGACGAAACCGGTCAGGCAGCCGCTGATCTATACGATCACTCTGCCGGCCAATATCAGCCCGCGCTATCAAACTACGCTCTACGCCAAAGTCTCCGGTTATCTGAAGTGGATCGGTCCGGACAAGGGCGATCACGTGAAGAAGAACCAGGTCGTCGCGATCATCGATGCGCCCGAAGTGGAAGAGCAGTACCAGCAGGCAGTGGCCGATTACAAGATCAAGAAGATCACCTTCGAACGCTTGGACAAGGTGCTGCACGAATCGCCGGATGTCATCGCGAAGCAGGATGTCGATGTGGCCGAAGCGACCTACGAAGGCGCGAAGAATCTCATGCAGCAGCGAGCCGCCATGCGCGAGTATACGAAGGTGCGCGCGCCCTACGACGGCATCGTCACCGCGCGCTTCGCCGATCCCGGCGCGTTGATCCAGATCGCGACATCGTCCGCGACCAATGCGATTCCCCTCTTCACCGTCATGGATCTGGATACGGTGCGGGTCTATGCCAACGTGCCGCAGGACGAATCCTCCTGGATCACGCCCGGCAAGACCAAGGCGAGAGTGCTCTTGAAGGAACTGCCGGATCGCTCCTTCGCCGGCATGATCACCCGCTCCACGCTCGCGCTCGATCCTTCCACCAGGAGCTTGCTGGTGGAACTTGACCTGCCCAATCCCGACCATGTCTTGCGGCCCGGCACCTACGCCGAACTGGCCTTGGACCTGCGCGAGATTCCCGATGCGCTGGCCCTGCCGCCGCAAGCCGTGACCAGCGGCCAGAAGGGCAAATCCGTGTTTATCATCGCTCACGGCAAGGCGAAGTCCGTTCCAGTGCAGACCGGCATCACGAACGGGACGTGGATCGAGATCACCAACGGGCTCGACGGCTCTGAAGACGTCGTGGTAGTCGGCAAGCGGAAACTTCTGGAAGGCTCTCCCGTGCAGGCCGCCCCGTTCAAAATGCCGGACGCCAAACCCTCACAGCAGAAATTCGACCGGCGCTCGGCAGGCCAGCCGCCCTCGCCGACGCCATACGAAGGAGCCAAGCCATGA
- a CDS encoding TolC family protein translates to MMTIRSTTLLLSMFLVIPGLATAQPTGSTDATAKGRFLGLQQAIETGLQNHPIVQEANAGLAASSARTDQTKSLYYPQVFANADGTAGAGRLNPRFLVGGGLLQPNLSNYTAGVLASQRIYDFGFTKNLVESSQYGERAQEQDVNARRALVIVSIQRSYLNSLKRQRLVHIAEETVRERGIITGQIETLYRQQLKSKLDLDLVKVELVNAESLLVRSRNDLKSSFADLNRTMGIAGSEDYTLEDVTTDVKIPRALGDLIVESLGHPELKRAKEQTASAEAKKRAMKSQYLPTVSAIASGGYYDTFDPNRNVATGGWWAAGGMVSMPLFTGGLIENQVKEAAAQQAAAQAQSSNIEQALTQQVTNAYLDTVTFAQQIKLAEELVKTAQEALSLAKQRYKLGLGTIVEVTQSEVGLTTAQTKLAEAQYDYKIAEVTLAYAAGGSAQLQIDPTIR, encoded by the coding sequence ATGATGACCATTCGATCGACTACGCTGTTACTCTCCATGTTCTTGGTGATCCCTGGGCTGGCGACAGCGCAACCAACCGGTTCAACCGACGCGACCGCCAAGGGCCGCTTTCTCGGTCTGCAGCAGGCGATTGAAACCGGCTTGCAGAACCATCCGATCGTGCAGGAGGCCAACGCCGGTCTCGCCGCCTCCAGCGCGAGGACGGATCAGACCAAGTCGCTCTACTATCCGCAAGTCTTTGCGAACGCCGACGGCACAGCCGGGGCCGGGCGCCTCAATCCCCGCTTCCTGGTCGGCGGCGGCCTGCTTCAACCCAACTTGAGCAACTACACCGCCGGCGTGCTGGCCAGCCAGCGAATCTACGATTTCGGTTTCACGAAGAATCTGGTGGAGTCGTCCCAGTACGGCGAGCGGGCGCAGGAACAGGACGTCAACGCCCGGCGCGCGCTCGTGATCGTCTCCATTCAACGCAGCTATTTGAACAGTCTCAAACGCCAGAGGCTTGTCCACATCGCGGAAGAAACGGTGCGGGAACGCGGGATCATTACCGGCCAGATCGAGACGCTCTATCGCCAGCAGCTCAAGTCCAAACTGGATCTGGACCTGGTCAAAGTGGAGCTGGTCAATGCGGAATCGCTGCTCGTCCGCAGCCGGAATGATTTGAAGTCCAGTTTCGCCGACCTCAATCGCACGATGGGCATCGCCGGATCGGAGGATTACACGCTGGAAGACGTCACCACCGATGTGAAAATTCCGCGCGCGCTGGGCGATCTGATCGTCGAGAGTCTAGGCCACCCGGAGCTGAAGCGAGCCAAAGAACAGACTGCATCGGCCGAGGCGAAGAAACGGGCCATGAAGAGCCAATACCTGCCGACGGTCTCCGCTATTGCGAGCGGCGGCTACTACGACACCTTCGATCCCAACCGTAATGTGGCGACCGGGGGCTGGTGGGCGGCGGGCGGAATGGTCTCCATGCCGCTCTTTACCGGCGGGCTCATCGAAAATCAGGTGAAGGAAGCGGCGGCGCAACAGGCGGCAGCCCAGGCCCAGAGCAGCAATATCGAACAAGCCCTCACGCAACAGGTCACGAATGCCTACCTCGACACGGTGACGTTTGCGCAGCAAATCAAACTGGCGGAGGAATTGGTCAAGACGGCGCAGGAAGCCTTAAGTCTCGCCAAGCAACGATACAAACTCGGTCTCGGCACGATTGTGGAAGTGACGCAGTCGGAGGTGGGGCTCACCACGGCGCAAACCAAACTGGCCGAGGCGCAGTACGATTACAAAATCGCCGAAGTGACACTGGCCTACGCCGCCGGCGGCAGCGCGCAGTTGCAAATCGACCCCACGATTCGATAG
- a CDS encoding peptidylprolyl isomerase, translating to MADAGSATKATISVASKGQALGEIVLKFFPDVAPGHVKNFTDLAKKGFYNGTTFHRVIPGFMIQGGDPNSKNPDRSMHGMGGPGHKVKAEFNSKPHKRGIVSMARSNDPDSAGSQFFICVADANFLDWQYTVFAEVVTGMDVADKVVSMKRDGNDNPLERVEMTVTIAD from the coding sequence ATGGCAGACGCAGGCAGTGCGACGAAGGCGACGATCAGCGTGGCGAGCAAGGGGCAGGCGTTGGGCGAGATCGTGTTGAAATTTTTCCCCGACGTGGCGCCGGGCCATGTGAAGAACTTTACGGATCTCGCGAAGAAGGGCTTCTATAACGGGACCACCTTCCACCGAGTGATTCCCGGATTCATGATTCAGGGCGGCGATCCCAACAGCAAGAATCCCGACCGGTCGATGCACGGCATGGGCGGCCCCGGCCATAAAGTGAAGGCGGAGTTCAACAGCAAGCCGCATAAGCGCGGCATCGTCTCGATGGCCCGCTCGAACGATCCGGACAGCGCCGGCTCGCAATTCTTCATCTGCGTGGCGGACGCCAATTTCCTGGACTGGCAGTACACGGTGTTTGCCGAAGTCGTGACCGGCATGGACGTGGCGGATAAAGTCGTCAGCATGAAACGCGACGGGAACGACAATCCCCTCGAACGCGTCGAGATGACCGTCACGATCGCGGATTGA
- the tatC gene encoding twin-arginine translocase subunit TatC gives MAQFINPLAAHISTVKRRLIIIGATLLVALIATFSFSADMVAWLNRPFPNQLVFYGPTEALFASIKVSFLSAVIVSLPVIFYQFWKFVEPALLQKEQRWAIPLFLLAGGLFILGLIFCNLVILPLVIDFFVSFGMDRDITPQLSVGTYIDFNVKFLLIFGCAFELPLALTLLALAGVVTAKQLAQYRKHAIMAALIISAIVTPDATLFTMLLMAVPMMVLYEIGILGAWMFGRGKDGNGGIDLPLDPDLPIGTAGTRMR, from the coding sequence ATGGCTCAGTTTATCAACCCGCTTGCCGCTCATATTAGTACCGTCAAGCGGCGATTGATCATTATCGGGGCCACCCTGCTGGTCGCGCTCATCGCCACTTTTTCGTTTTCCGCCGATATGGTCGCCTGGCTGAACCGGCCCTTTCCCAATCAGTTGGTATTTTACGGCCCGACTGAAGCGCTGTTTGCCTCCATTAAAGTGTCCTTTCTGTCCGCGGTGATCGTCAGCCTTCCGGTGATCTTCTATCAGTTCTGGAAGTTCGTCGAGCCGGCGTTGCTGCAGAAAGAACAGCGCTGGGCGATTCCGCTGTTCCTGCTGGCCGGGGGCTTGTTCATCCTGGGGTTGATCTTTTGTAACCTGGTCATCCTGCCGCTGGTCATCGACTTCTTCGTCAGCTTCGGTATGGATCGGGACATTACGCCGCAATTGAGCGTGGGGACCTATATCGATTTCAACGTGAAGTTCCTGCTGATTTTCGGCTGTGCGTTCGAATTGCCGCTGGCGCTCACCTTGCTGGCGCTCGCCGGTGTCGTCACGGCCAAGCAGTTGGCGCAGTATCGCAAGCACGCGATCATGGCGGCCTTGATCATTTCGGCCATTGTCACCCCGGATGCGACGCTCTTTACCATGCTCTTGATGGCGGTGCCGATGATGGTGTTATATGAAATCGGGATCCTGGGCGCCTGGATGTTCGGGCGCGGCAAAGACGGCAACGGCGGCATCGATCTTCCGTTGGATCCGGATTTGCCGATCGGGACCGCGGGCACGCGGATGCGCTAG
- a CDS encoding YdcH family protein — MQTEQGLADQLRQTSREFKSLEETHHRLDGELNELQRRHVLTPQEEVVKKHLQKEKLAMKDKMAELIRQYREQGTVQAAR; from the coding sequence ATGCAGACTGAACAGGGACTCGCGGACCAGCTTCGACAGACCAGCCGTGAGTTCAAATCGTTGGAGGAAACCCATCACCGGCTCGACGGCGAGCTGAACGAATTGCAACGGCGCCATGTGCTGACGCCCCAGGAAGAAGTCGTGAAGAAGCATTTACAAAAAGAAAAGCTCGCCATGAAAGACAAGATGGCGGAGTTGATCCGTCAATATCGCGAACAAGGAACGGTCCAAGCCGCGCGCTAA
- the rimI gene encoding ribosomal protein S18-alanine N-acetyltransferase: MDNAIQIMPATLADLPDLLRLEEACFSAPWTRKMLEAELTGNQFAHFLVARDAAKTATTGGAIVGSLCFWIVFEEVRLMNLAVAEEMRRRGIGAALVDVALHTGFTQAATRAVLEVRASNHAALALYRRFGFTQVSIRPAYYSNPVEDAVLMEMEPIVIPAGSGRRSAPVNEGGSVPAH, encoded by the coding sequence ATGGATAACGCGATCCAGATCATGCCAGCCACGTTGGCCGATTTGCCTGATTTGTTGCGTCTGGAAGAAGCTTGCTTCTCGGCCCCCTGGACGCGCAAAATGTTGGAAGCTGAACTGACCGGCAACCAGTTTGCACACTTTCTGGTGGCGCGTGACGCAGCGAAGACAGCGACAACGGGTGGAGCGATCGTCGGTTCCCTGTGTTTTTGGATCGTGTTTGAAGAAGTGCGCCTGATGAATCTTGCCGTAGCAGAAGAGATGCGTCGTCGTGGAATTGGCGCGGCCCTAGTGGATGTCGCCTTGCACACTGGGTTTACCCAGGCAGCCACCCGCGCCGTACTCGAGGTTCGGGCGTCCAATCATGCCGCACTCGCACTCTACCGGCGCTTCGGATTTACGCAGGTGTCGATCCGTCCCGCATACTATTCCAATCCAGTCGAAGATGCGGTGCTCATGGAGATGGAGCCGATTGTGATCCCCGCCGGCTCCGGGCGCAGGTCTGCGCCCGTCAACGAGGGAGGCTCAGTTCCCGCTCACTAA